Part of the Arachis hypogaea cultivar Tifrunner chromosome 6, arahy.Tifrunner.gnm2.J5K5, whole genome shotgun sequence genome, TGAGGAATTCCACCACTAGAGTTACTACCACTGCTTTTTGAGTGATCTTGGTGGCTTGGAAGACTAAGTGCAGAACTAATAGTTGCGATGTTGGGCTTATTACAAAAGAATTCATGGGGAGCCCTGGGAAACAACTTTGCCTGTGGAAGTTCCGGATTAGAGCAATGATTGTTCTTAGTCTTACTCTCTGGAAATTGGCTTGCATCGCAGTTGGTGTATTTTTCTTTGAATCTTGGTTGAGATGGTTCAGAAACACGGTTTTGAACCGTTTCAGAACTAAAGCTTTGGGTATTACTTGCAATGTTTGACGAGCTGCCACTGGATAGTGGTGGCCCACCGGCAGAAAGGCTAGTCCAGAGCCACACACTCCTAGCAGCAGCAGTGAGGGACACCGAAGCTTTTAGTGGTTGAGCGAGAAGAATGTTGTACCTTCTCATGCGCAGCTGATGCAGGGCATTCGAGAAGTCCCTATCTCCGGAAATAAGCAAATAATTCGCAGGAGCAGGGTTGTCCACCGCCCAGAATAACATATCAACTAAAATCTTCTTGTCACTTGCATCTTTCACACCTAGAatgaaaccaaaccaaaccaaacctctCACACAATCCAAAACCGAAtaaaaaacaatccacacaccatGCACCCTTAATCATACTAAACATTAACAAGTCACATTCCATGCTCAAGAAGTATATAATTCAATACACAACATCGGCATTACTCCAAATACCTCTTCAACAGAGAATATAAACAAATCTTTCAgtttgaaatattttctatatcgCGTATGACACGTTGAAGATATAACAAGAAAAAGATTACATATATCTGTATCAAGAAAATGGAGGCTAGGGTTTAACGAAGTGGAAGCAATGAGGCGTACCTGCGGGAACGTGGTTGAGGGAGATGCCGGTGCTGGAGAGCGCGTGCTGCACGGACGATGGAATGCGTTTGGTGTCGCCGTACGCTGAGATGGAGACGGGGCCGCAGTAGTTCATGCGAACCAGTGCGGAGCTGATGTTCTTTGCGATCGAATGCGCGTCGCAGCCACGAGACACAGGGCAGTTCTCTATGTCCCACCACACTGATACCTTGGCCGACGAATACTGCATTTCAGCCTCCTTGAGCGACCGAGCCAGCACGGTGCCTTTGGAGGTGGTGGCCTCAGCAGTCATTGGCGCGGTTCCTTTCTTTTCTGAGGGATTAACCGCTTAATAGAGCTGTCATTTTACTAACGTTGACGGTAAGAATTTAAATTTGTACCGTATTCCACACCGTTAGTTAttggtttttcttgggtttttgatTTTTAAACACCATTAGTtattgtttgaactttgaagttgaCTCTTTTACCTACTTAAAAatgtattttaaaataaaaaagttaaagaaTTACTTTTACTAATATTGACTAATGTGACAATAttggtaaaaataaattttgtatattcaatgcttgaaaaataattaaaaaaattatttatttagattataaagctaaaaaaattatacttttaatatattaaaaattaaactcattaaatgtttaaatagataatattaaaaaataactttaataTGAGAAATGTTAGAAAATTAACATTTTTAGTAGAAAAAACATTAGCCATTATTAACGCAAACGCAAGACaaatataaagagaaaaaaaaaaatattttgaccaGCATTTTTCTTAAAGTATTATCAACCTACAATGTCATGCACTGAAATTTGAAAGTCTAGAGaaattttttggttaaaaaaagaGAAACTTTAAAACCAACAATAAGTTAGGGTACTTTCAATGACAAAGTAAACTGAAAAAAATAAAGTAGATTAAAATATTGGCTGTAACTGCTAACTCAATAATCATCAATTAGAGTCATGAGATCCATTGGGAATTGGAACCAATAGTCAAATCAAGCCTATACAAGAATCAATCATTTGACTAATGAATACTTTgaacataaaaaatattcaacTCTGCTAAAAGAATATGTATAGTTCTTCCgctttgttttctctcttctctgttACCTTTCTCTTGGAAGGAGGCGTGTATGATCTTTTGCGTGTATGATTTGGTTTCTCTGCGCTCTTCCAAGATGAGATATCAATTTGCCTCTAAACCCTAAGATGACATGATCTTTGCCTCAAAGCTAGATTGCTGCTAAGCTGGCTTTCTTCCAAGATGCGGATGAGATATCCGTTTAGACGACATTAAAGGTGCTTCTTCGTCAAAATCATTATCATAAACAGAATCATTCCATGAGGTCCTGTCTTTGCTGTTCAAACCGTCATCTGCCTTTTTCTCGCTTAGGAGTAGGTCCTCCTGTATTTATTCAGAAAGGCAAAGAACAAACAGTTGAATAAACAAATATTCTTCGTTAAAGGATGAGATAGAACCTAGGTAGAGAAAATCAACATTTTAAGTAAAATTGTGAAAGTAAATTAAACACGTAAAACATGAAATCATAACAAGACTTAAATCGTAAACTTAATTGATTCATTCAAAACCTTAATATTAAAAGATTTTATAAGTTACATCGAAATTTTAGTTATTATGGATAGAACTTGTTCAATTTCCTCACTCCTAACTTCGTCAAAGCAAACACCTTAATATTCTGATAATTCACAGAATATAGAGAAATACCTAGTAGTTTTTTTAACCAAGACAACAAAACCAGGGACAGTTAAATCTCCCATATTTCATTGatctgaaagaaaaaaaaaacacaatggcTGACCTTAGCTGAGTCATCTTGAATACTTTGGGGAGGAGGTTGAGATATGCGTACTTCATTGAGCTTCAGGTAGTTATAAAAAACAACACCACTTAGAGCTGCACATTCAAAAGTAATTCGCTAATGAGACACAAAATAGAAATCTGTTGATAACATGAAATTTAAATTACTATCATCTGTTTTCTACAAAGAAGCATTTACCTATAGCATAACCAATGATATTAAGCGGAGTAATCTTTGATTCAGGAAATAAGACAGTTGAAAGACTTATAAGTATCCAGTCTTTCAAAACCCCAGCCACTCGAATAGTTACTGCTCCGGTTCTACCAATCACCACAAATGTTGACAGATTCAATGCCAGAGCACAAAGAGCGTTTGTAAAAAAAATCCAGAAGTCAAACTGCAGATGTGGATCTTCCATCTCAGGCTTCTCAAGGATATACCATGGGATAAAAAGAAATCCAAAGCTGCATAGAATGTGATCATTACTCAGCAAGAAGTTATTTACAACTCGCATTCCCAGATCAATATGAGTGCATCATAAAGTAACATTCAACCAGGATCCAACACAGAATAAGCAGAGAAGTTTTTTACAATTTCACAGACGTTTCTGCAGAAGCTAATGACTGAGATTAACATAAAAGCAATAATATCTCCTTCAGTTGAAAAATTTAGTAAAAGTTGCAATTATTACATATAAAAAACAACACAAGCATTCCACAGAGCAAAATgttatatttctatttttcctCCCACATACAATTAGTGGTATATGGGCATTCCAATATACCAGAAAATAAACTACCTGCAGGGTGCTATGTAATACAAGCTTGTAATTGGGTTTAGTGTCAAGCCCTTCTTCTGGAGAAGAACTTGAGTTAAGACCAGCCTCAAAGCTTCAGCAATTATTCCTGTGACCTGGTAAAGTGTACCAAGCACATTAAAATGAATTTCCCCATAGGAGGAAATGACTACTCCAAAGCTGATCAGCACCATGTTCGTGAATACATCACACCTTAATTTCTCAGTCCCACAGCCAACAGCCGTGAGAAATGTTGCCACTGGCACTGTAAATTTAAAGTTTagtaaaaaagaagaaagaaagaggatcATCCATTAGGGGAAGGTATTTTCAAGGagagaaaaatagaaattaactTACTCAGGGCCTTAAGCATCTGGATGAAGGCCACAGAAATGTATAAATATGCCGTGTTCCCAAACCTAAATAGACAATGAAGTAATCAAGCCAATATATACAATAAACTAAGCAATGAAGTCTACAATGTGACAGCAAGCTTATCAAATAGATAGTTTAAATGTTTAATGATATTTTAACTTCaaaaattgtttaatttatgATGAATCAACTACAGTCAATAGAATGAAATACAGAATTGAATATGGGGACCACTAAGGTGCAAACACACCCACATCACAACCTATAAGTGGCTTTTGGTCAAATTACATCTTCACGCCCAGACATATTGCTTACCACAGACTTGCTGCAAAGAAGGCGCTTATAGGGACCACACAAGTAGCATATCTGTAAAACAGACATTTTGTTGAAGCCAAAAATATTAATAGAAATGTGAAACATGATGTGTGTAGAAGTCTTACATATTAAATGTCATTTTAACCGGTGATACAACCTGCACCAGTGAAGTGGGAGGGAAAAAGCGAAgaaaaatatttagttaattctGTTAGATTCTCAATAATGCATGTTAAGAATTTAGCAGCAATGTTTGAACAAAATAACATAAACAGGGAATAAAGAGAAAGGTAGTCATAACTATGACATTACAAGCTCCAACAAATTCATACCTTAAGAACACGAATAAGCAAAAAGGACACTGAACCAGAAAAGGCCATATGGATCATAGTGAGCGTTATTGGAaatggaaaattaaagtgcaatgTGGAGAGGAGCCACTGCAAGAAACCAAAGATCATTGTAAAAGGAAATCGAGTTGAGCAGAATATATTACAGTAAGAAGataaataaccaaaaataaataaatggaagAATTTATCAGGCATATCAGCAATCCCTTGCCTTGTTGTACAGAATAACTCCCGATGAAAGAGATATGTAAAGTAGAAGGTAGACGTAGGTCAGCACATGCTGCCTAGTCATCATTGGCATTACTGCCATACCTACCCTGCAAAACCCAATGCAATCTATTATGTCAAGCATATTTAGACAAAACAAAGCTAGTCATTGATCCCTGCTTATTATCAGTATGATGAAATGAACTTCATTAAGCAATCATTCTTCTTCAAAGACCCATGTAAATATAAATTGAATGAGGTACAACCCATTGGTCAGACAAACCCTTAATTCCCCCTCAGATTTCCAATAGATTAGTCCTTGTTCTGCCAAGTTGAGGGATACCATGAGAAATCAAATAACTTGTATGAGGGAAAAAATGGAGAAAGTAAAACTTACTAAACCCAGCTAAAGTAGTTTTCCCGTTTTCAAGACTCTATTGGAATCAAGCAATCATTAGTAATATCTTCTACACTTGAACTTATAACtatttccaaaaataaataacatttttatttttagtttttttgaatCCATAGCTAGCAGTCTAGCACATATTTCAATTGAAACTTTCcctttcatactcctttctaccGGATACGAGATATGAAAATAGACTCTGGAATGAATATTACTTACATGCACCTCAATATCAGAATCCGCAGGATCACTaggttaattgaaaaagcaagGAAAATCAATCAACTATAGTGCATTACTCAAATTTGGAAGAGTAGAATCCAGAGTGCACATTGCTTATCTATATAAATTTGGAGCCATTGTTTGCTTTTACGAAATTCAGAGCAAGCAAAGCATCAAGTGGAAATTTTGTAGGATCAAAATGCCGTAGAACTAAAACTAGGACGAGAGCACTGTTGGATTCGTTATGTGTGTGAAGAGTCAAGTATATTCAGATTTCAGACGCACAGTTTTGATTCAATGTGAGAATGTGAGAATATCAAATTCACTGACACTGTGGGCATCAATGAGAAGAAATCGAACGAAAATcaaacaataaatatttattaataaaggtaaattaaaaaaatataataatcataataacaataataataataaatgagagagagagagagagagagagagaggggagggagAGACGTTTTACCTGCTAAACTGATCTGGAAAACAGAATCGGGGGAATGAAGAGAAAGGGACACGAAAGATGGAATGTGTTTGAGAATGAGAGTGCAGAGTGCAAGCGCAAACTTACAAAAACCGGGAAGAGCAGCCGAGAAATCCGATACTTTGTCCCTCACGTACAAAGGGgacagatttttatttttgattttttgttaaaatttaaaagtgcCTAAAAAATAAATTCTGTTTCAAAACATGCTGCatgttaataattttgaaaacaaataactatatatatttttttaaagattaattttgATACTTGGATAATACAAAAAATCTCTATCTCCAATTCTCCATCTCCAAGGAAAGGGAGGTCAGAGGTGTCATGTCTTGGTGtctacttttttttctctctcaaatgaataaattcttattcattattattcatttactcgtttttttatttctatttttaatattactaacaaaattttaattattgcTATTTAATTTACTAGTTTATGTaataattcaatttattataattctaatcaaatcttttttatattaaattatttaataataaataccaTTTATCAATAATCAAGAATAAGGTATAAATATTACTATTTATAATTGTCAATTCAATTATTTACTACTttcattcttgttaattattatgcaaatttttttaataataaatgtaTTTATGCTAATTCTTGctaatctttttattattattattattattattattattattattattattattattattattattattattattattatagaaatatTACCATGACTTTATAAATTTTGTTGTCTAATATTTTTTCGTAAATAAACACATGATGttataaataacataaataacttgctatattgataaataatttgCTATATTGTTAACTTGctatatcaataaataaatatacgATATTACAAATAATTTGctatattagtaaataaatacATGATACTATTGATAACTTGCGATACATAATATTACTAATTGGTGATTGCTATCATGAAAATTATAGGTACCGATATATTTAAAATACGgataaataataataagttatgtgttatttattttttacatcagcatttaattttttttttgaatatatattagatcaccacttttactaatacactcctttaattaaattaaaataaaaatatatttttatttaattttataaaaaatcttaaacattcttcttttatttcattaaaCAAAAAGAcctttttaaattaatcaaattttatatttcaattaatcctaattttatagttttaaataattgaaacaacaaaacaaaaacatattaaaagaacaaaaaattaaaattgttcttcatctgggttaaacatattaaaaaaacaaaaaactaaaattattctttacctgggttcagaaaccctctcctTCACGCCTATGagtattcttcatcttcttctctcctcttcctatTCTCTATTTGCTCGATCTCTCTCATCTGTCTCACTGTGCGTCGCACGCAAGATCTCTCCTCTCTTCTGATAATTAGTAACAAATTCAACTCTGATGATTtttagcaaagaaaaaaaaattaaactcggTGATTATTCAACAACACAGTAACAAATTCAAGATTCAATCACTAACAAATTAATTGATTACCAATTCAACATCATCTCAAAATATAGGAGAAGAGAATCTGGGAAAGGGAGAACAAAGGAAGTGATGATGCATGGACTTATAAATGGTGACTGGGTGACGAAGAGGACCCGACCCCAGAAGAGGACGAGCGACGAAGCAAGTGACGAGTGACGACCCTACAATGGTCCACAATCCACGGTGACTCGCGATGGCGATTACTTGAAACCAGAAGACGACGATCCGACGAGTGCTTCTGTCGCCGGTGAGGAGGAGCCCAGGAAAGACCGCGAGGCGTTGAAACGTCGGCGATGACCTCGATTGCGAGACAagagaggagagaggagagaTCTTACGTGCGACGCACAGTGAAACAAATGAGAGAGATCGAgtagagagagacagagagaggataggaagaggagagaagaagatgaagaatactCAGAGGCGTGAaggagagggtttctgaacccaggCAAAGAACAATTTTagtgttttgtttttttaatatgtttaatcCAGACGAAGAATAACTTTgattttttgttcttttaatatgtttttgttttgttgtttcaattatttgaaactataaaattaggattaattgaaatctaaaatttgattaatataaaagagtatttttgtctaatcaaataaaggaaggatgtttaagactttttataaaattaaataaaaattatatttttattttaatttaattaaatgggtgtattagtaaaagtggtgatctaatatatatttaaaaaaaattaaatgctgatgTGAAAAATAAATGACACGTAACTTGttattatttgtccatattttaaatatatcgatacgtatgaatttatcatcgtaccataGCAATCACCTTACCAATTTACCATGGTATTATAAATAACTTGctatattagtaaataaatacatgatattataattatttgaacGCACACTCATAATTATTTGGACATAATATtataaccaaaaaaatattagacaagtatatataataatttttaaacataGCAATAAAAAAGGCGAGAATAATCAtatcattattttaaaaagaatataacttttatgagtaaagtatcgtttttgtctcttatatttgaaataaattttaaagttgtccctaacattttaattgttctatttaagtccctaacgttttaaaattgactcaatattgtcctgccgttagggatttGTTAACAGAATTTACGGCGAaacaaaattgagatgattttgaaacgttcgggacttaaatagaacgaaaacaTTGGAAACaaaaacgatatatagaaataaattttaattttatctttcaataatattaattttttactatacataatattcaattattttttaatcacatataaataaattacacttaatcacgttactttcattctaaataaatttatttttttaataattttacacttaaagtaatgtatttttttataaataaataaattttacactttcattctaaataaataatgtaatgtgattagaataaaagtgtaaaattaaaaaaaattataaataatgtgataaaataatgaaagtaaaattacatttacaatgaaagtataaaattcctaacggcaggacaacattgagtcaattttgaaacgttagggaaagacaactttgagacttacaccaaacgttggggacaaaaacgattagtgtttattattaatattattattcatacaatttaaaaatttagaatatttacCCATTTTTATCGCTAAAAAAATTCGAAgcagacattttagtccccaactaaaattaattacttgattggtccctaacaattaacttTGTTAGTCACTCAGGTCATTTGCTCCGTCAACTCTAatggaggacaaaatagtcccccctctgttaggatttggttgaattagtctcacattgcttaggatagcaaatggagtgggtggcctaggttATAAAGATGaagctaagttctccatttgtttttgcaccagtcagaaacactttaagcttgtatctgatttttctttccctctatactctttgattagagagtgttgtgaggtgtagttagatatttgctttgagagagtgtgggtgtactggggtgccggtgttagagagaaagaagtctatgtgttgtaacaattttcacatagtgatattctctggttgtcatttgacaacggctgtggttttttctccggtaattggagttttcacattaaattcttgtgttgtgattgtgtctattttatttctctgtcaaaggtattttctcaagggagaatggtgtattattcccaacaaagtggtattagagcttcggttcggtgggatttattcttagtatgctctgtggttgcagcctagtctgaccttccacatcagaaaagaattttatcCTGtaacttgaggttgatctttagttgctgttgttgttgttggaaggcagtgtgacactgtgagagtgcagtttggaaaggttctggctaaggaaagacctgGTATTTAaatgtgtccattgtgacccacctctctttcctggggacccttcctagtgcacggtctacagttgagttatactattccagtatacggttgtaacaatgtcaggatattcaagtgttgtgaagcttgaaatagagaaatttgatggaagaatcaattttggcttgtgacAAATACAAGTCAATGATGTGTTGATataatcaggtttgcacaaggcgttaaAGGAGAAGATCtttggttgctctctctatgagagaagatgatgttctctagaagacaagaagtattcTCATGGTAttgccgcactgccatggataaggataagttgtagCAATCGGGTCCATAATtacacacgggcattggttggcgttgagatgcaaggtgtgtggcggagttaggtcgatggctgaagaacttccagaaaaagccaatttggaagttgcaccatgaattttcagcaaggttttgatctgtaccaaggcgtgcttggagtggtctaattccaagtgagtatactttcatggtggagtatgatagttctctgaactatgattgtcggtatagacaatggcagcaaagaattgtcggtgttgacaatggaagctaaagatgtgtgactatttcaatcaatgtggagattgttaggatttagttgaattagtcccacatttcttaggatagcaaatggagcgggtgacctaggctataaatatgaggctaagttttccatttgtttttgcaccagtcagaaacactttaaacttgtatctgatttttcttttcctctatactctttgattagagagtgttgtgaggtgtagttagatatttgctttgagagagtgtgggtgtactgggttgtcggtgttagagagaaagaagtctatgtgttgtaacaatttttacatagtgatattctctagttgtcatttgacaacggccgtggttttttctccggtaattggagtttccacgttaaattcttgtgttgtgattgtgtctattttatttctctgtcaaaggtattttctcaagggggaatggtgtattattcctaACACCCTCCTCTATTCAGAAACGACACCAATCTCTcccaattttcatcatatctcgcataaccctaacattcatacCATCTGCTTCTTTATCTTTACAGtcttcttctctatcttttccttcCTCATCTTTAGTTCCAAGATCAAGTCATGGTGTAACTGTCACGTGTGTCGCACCTACCTTAACATGTCATGAACCACACACTTTCTAAATCTCTGTGATAGGTACATCCACCTCTTCCGTACTTCACCCACCAGAAGCATCCACCTTTACGTTCTCGGTAACAGCATCACCTCCAATCCCAACAACGTCCACCACATCCTCAAAACCAAGTTCTACAACTACTCTAAGGGCACGTCTTTCTCCATTCGCCGACAagtaatatagattgttggataTTAAGACATtatgagaagattctccttcgacatcatatgcaaattttCATTTGGAATGGACCCCGAGTGCTTCATTCATTTTTCTCTCGAAGGCCAAGTTGACAGACAGTTTCGACCTCTCATCCAAGCTATCAGTATAGCAAGCAATGTTGTCGTCGCCGCTTATATGAAAACTAaagcgattactgaacattggttcAAAGAAAAAGTTGAAGGAAGCAATCAGAGTGGTAGACAATATGACCATAGAGATTATAgggcagaggaggagggagatggcaacgacgacaagtacttgagagacatagtcattaatttcctgagtatgaattggttgaaaaTAAATTCAGAATTTGTCTTCTTGTGAACATTGAAGTTACAGAATGTACATTGTGTAG contains:
- the LOC112695676 gene encoding uncharacterized protein, coding for MTAEATTSKGTVLARSLKEAEMQYSSAKVSVWWDIENCPVSRGCDAHSIAKNISSALVRMNYCGPVSISAYGDTKRIPSSVQHALSSTGISLNHVPAGVKDASDKKILVDMLFWAVDNPAPANYLLISGDRDFSNALHQLRMRRYNILLAQPLKASVSLTAAARSVWLWTSLSAGGPPLSSGSSSNIASNTQSFSSETVQNRVSEPSQPRFKEKYTNCDASQFPESKTKNNHCSNPELPQAKLFPRAPHEFFCNKPNIATISSALSLPSHQDHSKSSGSNSSGGIPHDSQNSFLRQNNLHDHQESRQDYRISTSQSPNVVSLTTSTEHNPHASQASCYENVDKGSSRNCEQSNTSLSSFIPNTSSSDIWGAKFLRPPSEYDQHLIGCILLTLDTLKTEKVMPTHGNISDCIRYGDVRYQTIDARKALDCAIEHGMVVKQSIGSLNFYVNKNGKLWKCVNPIGGYPNDFSDATWARIQQFLSSPTGKSSILASRCRYEASLILRRSCMEKEVLGDVLKILEMIISVKKWIIHNHSGEWQPITITLEQS
- the LOC112695677 gene encoding probable sugar phosphate/phosphate translocator At3g17430 isoform X1, translating into MAVMPMMTRQHVLTYVYLLLYISLSSGVILYNKWLLSTLHFNFPFPITLTMIHMAFSGSVSFLLIRVLKVVSPVKMTFNIYATCVVPISAFFAASLWFGNTAYLYISVAFIQMLKALMPVATFLTAVGCGTEKLRCDVFTNMVLISFGVVISSYGEIHFNVLGTLYQVTGIIAEALRLVLTQVLLQKKGLTLNPITSLYYIAPCSFGFLFIPWYILEKPEMEDPHLQFDFWIFFTNALCALALNLSTFVVIGRTGAVTIRVAGVLKDWILISLSTVLFPESKITPLNIIGYAIALSGVVFYNYLKLNEVRISQPPPQSIQDDSAKEDLLLSEKKADDGLNSKDRTSWNDSVYDNDFDEEAPLMSSKRISHPHLGRKPA
- the LOC112695677 gene encoding probable sugar phosphate/phosphate translocator At3g17430 isoform X2, translated to MVGMAVMPMMTRQHVLTYVYLLLYISLSSGVILYNKWLLSTLHFNFPFPITLTMIHMAFSGSVSFLLIRVLKVVSPVKMTFNIYATCVVPISAFFAASLWFGNTAYLYISVAFIQMLKALMPVATFLTAVGCGTEKLRCDVFTNMVLISFGVVISSYGEIHFNVLGTLYQVTGIIAEALRLVLTQVLLQKKGLTLNPITSLYYIAPCSFGFLFIPWYILEKPEMEDPHLQFDFWIFFTNALCALALNLSTFVVIGRTGAVTIRVAGVLKDWILISLSTVLFPESKITPLNIIGYAIALSGVVFYNYLKLNEVRISQPPPQSIQDDSAKEDLLLSEKKADDGLNSKDRTSWNDSVYDNDFDEEAPLMSSKRISHPHLGRKPA